The genome window TTCCAGCAATAAAGGTTGGAGCTCAAGTTAGCATTTGGCTAGCTAACATTGCTAAGAGTTATCTACCCCTCTAAAGAATCTTCTCATCCCCAACGTCATCCGACACACCAGtacttttcctgctttgacaagtcaacaTGTCTCAAGTCTTTTGGGAGGACTTTGGCTTCTCTTTTCTTGGCAGAGCTTTTCTTGACCACGTCTGACAGCAAATTGGACCCTTTAAAACAATGACTCGActcctgttttatttgaaagtttTCGAGGGGACAGAACAAACAGCTCTTACCAATTTGGTAATTTTTTTGACTCCACTTTCAATTTTTGATTCTTGGCCATTATAAATAATGCTGGTGTTTGTACAATGCTGTCAGTCTAGTAAATAGTccagacacacaccacatgtAACAGATCACAGTAAAAGAAGAAACTCTCACTTTGCTTTGCACAGTAAAGATTTCTCTGTgtacttattttatttgatgGAAACTTGGGTACACCTTGAGGTTGTGGTGTTAGACCCgatgttttagtgttttttgatCTATGAATTAGATGCTGACAAGGCCCCTTTTTAACTGCGTGCTTTCATCACAACCAAAAGCCCTGTTATTGTGACATTCTTCCAGCAGGCACTTCCCTTTATTCCTCTCCCTGTTCCCTAAAAGTGAAATGCAACACCATGGAGCAATACTGCTGAGTTCAGTAACACACAGTCATTGCAACTCCAAGTAGGTAAGAAAGTGGGCCAGAGAGGACTTTTGTTTACATCACGTCAGTGGGAGATACAGGCTTTCAGGCCcgcagctagctggttagcatgctaacttcagctgATATCTCCTCTCCACCATGCAGAGTTGCTTCGACAGTACATCAAAactattatttcttcacattctgttgatatatatttatatttttaaattcatttctgaatgttttgtacTAGAATTCtgacatgttgcacctttaagtatcCAAATATGTTTGCAACCAGTATTTATAAAGTGCTAATCAGAAAAAAACGGTATATATCTAACCCATAATTGGCCAGGTAGATGATCAGTCAGCTAAATACATGCATGTAGAAATACGTATAATTATGCTTGTGATTCTAAAATACATCAATTGACAAAAAATTACATTAGAAACGcaagtacatttaatattagAGACTTTTGCTCAAGCACTATTCATATGGTAGACTTCCACTTGTACGAAAGAAAAGTTATagcatgatatctttacttttattaaaggtgcaatatgtaagaattggccacctgttgacTTCATCCGTAAAAACGTATGGGAGGCAGCATATTTCCAGGTGGTTAGCGTGCTATCAGTAGATGTTCTATTAAGATGTTCCTGTTTTATGTTACAATGGACTTTCCCTCCCTGTTGCAAAACAGTCATATATTGCTAAATTACCTAGAAGAACTTCCTTAttctagtttttgtttttagactaAAGCTCTTCAGGAAACTTGTCAGTATTCATCGTTATTTACAAGCGACTTCAGTTTACCAGAATCTACTATCATCGACCCACGTTATGAATGTTTAGTCACCATATCTAAATGTAGCTGTGCTCTTACCGTCAATGAGGGCAAACAAGGTTCCAAACACGAGCAGGATGCAGAGCTTCATCTTGTTTACGCAGCTGCTTGTTGTGTCTTCTACTGGTGGATATTGGATGGTCGCTGTGACTGTTTATATACATTCTGCACCGCGGTATTCAGTGATCATGTGCTGTTCATGATGTCAGCTGTGGgaagtttctgaaaaaaacatttgtatatttgtgtgtgtgtgtgtattttggttTCTCTTTGGTGCTTCCACGTGTGCAGCAGAAGGTAGTCATGGGACGGTGGGTTCAGGGCCAGACCAGAGGCCCCGTTGAGGTTAAGACGCCGCTTGCTCGTGGTGGTCAGCCCGAGGAGTGACTCAGTACAGGAGCACATCTGTCATGTTGGACGGTCAGCCAACAACTCAATTGTTATCGCTCTAATACCgcactgtcaacaaacacagtttaacCGGTGGCTACTGTGCATATGATACTGCGAGATACGATGTACTTTCTCCTGCGGGCTTGTTCTGACCCTGTATTTAACGCACAATATTCTCACTATGTGGAGAAGCTCATCagtctgtatgtgtttatggGTTTGGATTTATTACAACTTGGATGTTACTGAACACGAGTATTTATTGACTCAGGGAGGGATAGGGTTATTCAGGTAGAAGATCTTGTAAAAGTAGCAATATCACAGTGTAGGAATACAGTTTTTTAGAAGTtcaaaaacaagataatacATATATAGGAGTATAAGTATTGACGCATTAATTGTTCATCACTTTAAGGTCGAAGCAGGTAAAAGTTTTCTTACCACTGCGTGTAGTTCATCTGCTGGGCAACTGTCAACTAAATGTTACCGTGATCTATAATGTTACATTTGGATTTATTTGGTGGTTGGATTTTGTGATATTCAGTTAAATCTGCAGTAACTTGTAACTGCGTTTTAACCTTAATGTGCTGGAGTAGCTGTCTTAGTAAAGCAGGATGAATGGATATTTTTTATGTATGGCTTGAAATGATTATGTGAAGAGAAAAGTGGCTTATCGCCAAACTCAACAGATCCCTCAGCCTGTATCAAGCATTTGAGCTCCTTCCAGCAGCTTGTTTTGGCATGTGGGCCTGACGCcgctttccttttcttttgccCATTTTCAGTAAAGAAGCGCTGATTAACATTGGAAtggaacagaaagagaaatagTGACTAGTACGTGACTCATTATCAGGACACATGACTCAAAACTTATGACAAAGTTGCCCTTTGAGTCTGCTGGAGGTGTAGACAgacaactgtttgctaacagtGGCTGTATAAACTTTATAAGCAGTGGTGGACCAGTGTTAATAAGGGGGGCCAGGTTGGGGCCAGCTTTTTTGTTACGGAGCACATGCAACCcgggaaaaaatacaaatccctcattcagacaaaacaatttcaacaattttgatTGGGTAGAAAACTGCTGAGACACCCaatttctgtctttccctccagtacaaaatcattgcaataaatgtgtcattgtaCTACTGATGCAGACTCCCTGTTGGGGGGGCCACAGGGGGGTCCGGACTCAGAGTTACGggggcactggcccctgttACCCCCCCGCCAAGTTGTGCAGCTCCAGATGTACAGTGTGCAGGGCTTAAGTGGAACCTATTGGCAGAAGTGCCACCTACTCTCTATGATTATTTTTTCGTTTTCGTTACTGTATAATCGCAGTCCTCCATGTTGGACTGATTATAATCTAAACCAAACATTGGATGTTTTGTGgggttttcttttgttcttttgttttcttaggCAGCCATCGTAGGGAAGGGTGAAGggaaggtttttgttttggttttttttcgtAATTTGAGGGTTTAGTTGTGGGTTTTTTGGGCATAATTTCAAAACAGCAGTGtataaaaacatccaaaatacttgtcctggaaaaaaaaatggaaatgagaaaCAGTTCAGTTCACCCTTTTTGTTCCCACGCATGTTGAAACCGTCATCTGATTTCTGAAATCATTACCAGGACTATTCGCCTAATTTCTGCCAGATCGTTTACCACCGGACAATCCGCCGGTCCCCTCCAAGTCTCTGTCACAGACCTACACTCATCTGTCCACAAGTATCGGTAAAAAGATAACTGAAATCTTCCCTTTTGATGACAAGGGACTTGTCATGTGTCTTGATCAGATGTTTTGGGGTCATACGTGTGGGATAGAAGTGGGTCATCATGCAAAGCCTCAAGCCCATGTGACTGTATGATCTGAAATGATGTAGTACAGTATGACTCGGCTAAATTGTCATCTCGTGCATAACAGCCCTTGTGGGGACTTTTAACGGGATTTGTAAGAGCAAAAGGCACAGAATGACCATGATATTGTACAAAGGCTCTATATCAATTAACAATCTAAACATCATAAtatctgtgactgtgtgacgGTCTGGTTCTCAAAAGTCCCTCATTTGGTTATGAACCCTTCAGTAATAGCAAACAGTGCTTGTGTCTTGTGAAACCCTTTAAGGTTCACGTCTACTATGGAtaaactgtttttgttaataaCGCTGAAATCATGCCAAAATGAAGCAAGAAGATGGATTTTGGAATGGGGCTGTGTGAAAACCTTTTCCGAGCAGCTGTTTCATCAGTGTTGCTGCATCCATCACTATTGCAACAGCGGGCGTCAGTGATGGTGATTTGTCACCTCACTTCTTCTTTCTAAGACAAAAAGacggagaaaagaaagagagagaaagtgagcgAGAAAGGGGGAAGGTCCCTAAGGACTGTTGGCATGTTAACGCATGACGATaatgtacaaaatgaacatgaacGACGTAAACTCATTAGGAAGCTGCTCACCGAGGTAATGGAGTGAGAGGGGTCATTCTCTCgcttgtcttctttttcttcttcacttttcagacccagCAGCTCCATCCATATTTTCAACGGTCAAGCGCACCAAATATTGACAGCAACGCAACCAACTAGAGGATAAAGTTGAGGAACCCCCCGTCATGGGCCACCTCAAACTGGTTATTTGTTTGTAATCAAAGGCAAAGACGTTCATTTTTGTCAGTCTCTcagatttatttcagttttgtggaacatcagcagcagcagtggcacacGGCAGTCAGTACTGTCTGATATCATCTCAggcttgaaaaagaaaacacggcACACATACTGAATATgatatacatatgtacataaatagtttctgataaaaaaatatagaGAGAAACCCTTCGGATTACAAAAACAAGTGCACTTCAAAGTGACTACGAGGAACTTTTAAGTGATTCCTCCTGCTGATTCTAAATGACCCATTACAGCAAACAATTCATCCTGCAGTTCCTCTTTCACTCACTTTTAATACAAATGCGCATCCACACGCTGCAGGCATGTACCGcttgttataaaaacaaaacaaaacaaaaaagggggcCCGCTAGAATCAACAACTGAACATTCCTCGTAGTCACCAACATATGAACCATTAAAAATCACAGTTTCCATTGACCAGTTATTTTTCTGAACTGTTGCCCGCCAGCTTTGAATCACCTCACAAACAATGCCTCTACAGAACAGCGTAAAGTCGACAGTTATAATGTGCTACGTGATTTGGTGAAAAAGATTTTATCGTGAACACAAACGATATAGTCAcgtttaagggaaaaaaaaaaaaaagaaagaaagaaagacaatctCTCCTGAATAACAATGTAGTCCGTCTTTAGGCAGTGTCTCAGCATGAATACACCAGTTTCCTCAGCGTGTATAAGCTGAAGAAACAAGGAAATAAGCAATTCCACCAAAATCCAGAAGAATCCTCTGGGTAAATAACATTTCCTGACATTACAAACTCTCTCCTAAACCTGCAAACACTTAGTTGTATATGTGTTGTTAACCACATCACTTACTGTCCTTTTTGGCTCAAAAAAGCAAGTTAACTTGTTTCAGTATTATAAGGCgtgtttatcattattattattattattattattattattattattattattattattattattattatttgtttaaacaaagcagaaaccACAACGACCATACCCTAACTTTGGGAAGGTGTGCTGATCCATTTCTTCACATCAACACCTTGTTTTTAGTAGTGTAACAAGGGCAAACACGAGCACAGATTGCATTACGGTGACGTTGGCACCATGGTGGTCGTCGTAGATGTCCGTGGTGACCTGGTGGTTCCCGGGCTGGTGGCGTTCATCTCAGCTGCACGGTTGGCCCAGTTCCTGTTGAGAAAACAACTCAAGttcaacatttaatttgaaatttgaatgCTCCAGAGCAGTGGTTTCAAAGTCTTGTGAGGACCCCCTCACCACAGGTCGTGCATGGTACTTTTCCTCTCAAACTGTTCTAAGATGCAAACCTATTCAGTAATTGAGCAGCAGAAAGAGAATAGGTTGGGAAAAACTCAGTCGGTTTGGAGAAGAACtattaatgaggaaataaaacaaaatcagaaatatatatataattttttttaagtgaaacagtatgaaattgtgttgtcctttaagagcACAGAAATACTGGTCAACGAAGATCTTTTCCTCCCCATTCATTTTGCTCCCCTAAAActaaatattgcacctttaagccGCAGTTCCCAACCTTCACAGCTGGTCATCCCTTGAAAAAAAGAGGCGACCCTTCTTGACTTCTCTTATATTATGACACCTAAGGGTTATCTCCAGACTCCTTAACCCCTTTTTGATATCTTTAAAAACTTCCCAGTGCCTCAGATTGACTTCCTTGAAAAGCTTATTTTGCccaccaacagtccaaaacccaaatcaTTTCCATTTACTATCATGaacgacaaagaaaagcagcaaatcctcacattttcgAAGCTAGAACcatcaaatgtttgacattttttcttaaaacagcAACTGATAATCGATTAAATCAACCTTCTGTTGCAGCTGTAGTGAGAAACCACCTCTGTATTATCAAATAGGACTTGCTCTAACCCCAGTGTGCGAGAGAAGATGTATTAAAcgttaaatgttttctgttgtataCGCTACCTCTACTCAACTAGCTGCAGGACAACACAAATAGCGTTTGACATCCTCTTTCTTTAACGCACGCTGACAGTGATGATGGTCCATTCTCTAAATTGCTCAACCCTCCCACTTGGATTTCTTGGCAAGCTATTATCCCATCTtgttacacaaaaaaacacgaCATGTGAAAAAGGCTCGTGTTTGCACTTACTTGAACACTTGCACGAGAGCTATGGTGAATTTCTCTGCCGGGTCAAGACATCTTTTGGTGCCGTCTTTGAGCCTGGCACTgcagggggaagagagagagcctcagtgttagaaaaaaaacaactctctcTGCAGTGCATAGAAATGAATCATCACTGACAAACCAAAAAACTACTATGTGGTCCACTTGTGGTATGGCACATTCCTGCAGATACTTACATGACCTCTTTCTTGTTGCAGTATGGACGAAGACCGTACTCCTCCACACCAGCAATGCGCTTGGGATCCACAGCACTGATTGTGTTGACGCACAAGCATCGAATTGAACctaaacaccaacaacaacaacaaaaaaaagacagcagtgtGAATAAAACCATGGACCTCCGACAGTTTCACCTTCAGTGTTAAACAGAGGGGGAAACACTTACCTGCTGGGGTGCAAATGATGGTGCAGGCCAGGAGAACGATGCACTGGATTGCAGTATTCATGCTTGTCTTAAAATTCTGGCAATTAGTGGGTAACCTTCACAGAGGATCTGCtcaatctgctgtgtgttttcagtctcaaACTGAGGCAAAGACTTGTCTTCTTGCAAAATTTCTTTTCCTCAGACCTGGAgaatctctgctgctgtgtgaagtgTGCAGGGCTCTGAGCTCCATCTTCTCTTGCAAACCTTTTTATACACTCAGTTCTACAGTTCCAGAGAagtggcttaaaaaaaaaaaaaatcctccattTTTCCTTAGAATCCACTTGAGCTGTCATGGCCTTTTAAAGACTTCCTGTGTGGCGAGGAACAAGATCCTCCTGTTAAAACAAGCCTGCCTCTCTTTGAGAGCGATGCTGACATGGCTAATATTGCACAAGTCCTCACTATCGCTCCTGAGTAACTTATTCTCACAAATCCTTGGCACTGGAGTGCTATTTTTCTACCTGCAAGCATGTGAAATCAGTCGCTTGCGTATTTATCTCGCTGCTCTAATACCCCATAATCTCATCTACCCAGCTGCGTTATCTGATGACTAGACAGCGACGGTTGCCACTGTGACCACCTGCTGGGTTGTGATGACATGCATGATAATTCACATCTGGGAAAGCACGGGAaagttgttttcctcttttgcaACTCAAAATGACCAACACTGGGATTATTCTAAATCTCAACATAATCACCAATGAGTGTTTTAATGCATGTTTGATCCTTTCGTTCCCTTGCTGTTGCATCCTTTGCTCGGACTGTCTTCATTTCGTAATCCTTCTTGATTCATGTGCTGCCACCGTGGTTGAGTTGGCTACTTAGTGAAACTGTTTAATCAAACGGctgttttgagtttgtttgtagttgatatttccaacttttttttgtgctgtagATCCCGAGCCTGTGCAGGGCGTTTTATTTTGCAATTGACCAGAcatgctggtggtggtggtggtgtaatAATGAGTCAGTTGGCATTATTGCACTTCCAGTTCCCCTGTCAAAGTCAATGGgatttttgaatgtattttttttctttttatttggtttaaaTGCCCAAAATAAGGTCTGTAGTTAGCACAGGCTAATTCTGCGTTCACACCAAAAGCGATAAAATCGCCTGTGGTCGCTCTGATCGCTCACATCATGTCGCTGCAGTCGCGTGTGTGGCAGCGACTGCAGCGACCGAAGGGGCGTGTCTTACAAGCAGCAGGCATAGGCCTACATAATAATCAATCTATTACATCGGTTCCCAATTGGCTGTCGCCACGGTCACGCCActgctcatttgcataaagttCATCTGTCAACTTTAGGCTCTCGCATCGTGTCGCTCACGCCACCGGTCGCTCCTCGTCGCCAGCgtacattgaaaatgagttcgCCGCGGTCGCTCAAGTCGCTTTTGGTGTGAACGCACAGTTTAGGTATTTACACATTCTGTTCTACCGCACAAAAagcatcattaaatgtcccacaacgTAATGGTAAAGTGGccaaatgagactacagaggttgcCAGGTACATTGAGCGTCATCCAACCGAACACAGAGACTCGTCTACCTGCTAGTCTGCCTTTAGTTACGACGTATGTGAGCGACACGTGAGCGGCGTGAAAAGAGAGaccttctccgtctctcccGGTCGTCTCTGTTCACCGCACCTCATATTTTATCTTGCACCAcacacatctatctatctatctatctatctatctatctatctaggcCTATGGGCGATTTACTCAGGttgttaaatgctgctggactgtggatttctcaGTGAAGGACCTGGGTCACATTTTTCCACGGTGTTTGAAGGGATGCAACGTCATGCACGTGCTCAAGTGTCTACAAATAGTCCGCTGACATAAACTATGACCGGCTTCCGGCACGACACCCtagttccacagagccccttttgAAAACAAGTATTTGTTATGTCTCATGCCTCAAGTGTGTTTTGACACCAAGCGTAAATCAGAATGTCCAAAGTTAACACCAATGGCGCACTCGCCTCCAAACAAGATAGGTCTGTCTTACATTACACTTTTCATCCGCCACTTTACAAAGTAAGCCCTTGCTGGTGTATTTGATTCTACCCCTGGTGTGCCtgggaataaaatgaaaactaaatgcTGCATGTGCCTGGCTGTGAGCTGGCAGCTTACAACAGTCACACACCCACCAGATTCCTTTGAACTGAGGGAGCAACGTCGCGGGGCCAACGCTGAGCAACTGAGATCGAAATGGCTCACAGCTCCAAAAGAGGAGAGAGTAGAGGAAGGGCAGTCAAACAACTTTCACCAGTGGTGCACATCAATCATGCTGCAACTCAGCATGGAAATGAGCAAGGCGACTGGTCACCCTTCGCTTGTATCAGTTGCTTCATCTTTGTTCAGTAGAGAAGTAGATACCTCCATGGAAAACAATGGAATGTGAGTTAGTATGTTAGTAATGCATTTACTTGCGTCAACAATGACTATGAGGAACAGAGCAATGTCATAAAAGTTCATTTGTAGGCTCTGAGAGGCTGACACTGCCAACAGTATACTGCACTTTGGAGGTGTAGAGTTCAAAGTAAGCATGACCCATGATCAGGATGTTCTGCAATCATGAAACCTGCGTTGAGAGATTTATAAACGGGTCAGCGTTTAAGGAACTACAACcacacgcttttttttttttttgctaagaCTAGATGAGACGATTAACACCACGCTCATGTCCGTCTTTTTCATTCGGAACTTCTGGGAGCAGTCGGTTAGcagcatagcttagcataaagactggaaacaggtggaAAGTGCTTGTATATTTCCTGTCGTCtctgctggttgcctggcaatTGGTATTAGccaagaaacagctgagacATTGTCATTTTTATCCTTCGTCCTTTTGTTTGAACGAAGCATCAAAGATGAAACATGTGGCAAATAACTTCAGAATATTCAGAATTTTCTTATAATTCAAAGTGGgagattttcctttttccccaatgcactttttatttaaaacgtACCATAAGGAGTTACCATTTCCTTATTTTTGGTCATATATTTAATTTGGGGAGAGATTTTGGTTTTATGCACAGGGAAAATGTAAGTAAGTGTCTGGTCACTCCTTGTACAgacactttgtgtgtttttttccatttatgatgcaaacaacagaaaaatctttatttaaaaactcAAGCCATCCTCACTGTGTCCTGCATCTTTTGGTCCACAGATTAACCACCAAGCTTTCTGTCTTTACAAGGGTCTTAACCGACCACTGTTTGGTGggacaaacacattcaaactaGATGTGAACACATAGCATCTTGCTCATCGCTCTGCTTCAGTTCATGTTGAATTCtcagacagtgtttgtgttgcatgaGTCAGGATAAAAAGTAAATCTTACTGCACAGACCGTAAGGGCCACTGTGGGAGATTCAAGCCGTCCTCAATTTATCTTCAACACATATTCCcagcagaaaaatacacacGTCAAGTCCACATACCAAATGATGTGAACAACAAATTTCTAAGGAAATTCTATCAGTGAAGAGGGGGACAGCAGGGAATATCTCGTGAAAGCCCATCAATTTCCAAGTGCTCCTCGCTTATCATCAGAGTGTACCCCTGCTTAGTTCCAGTTAAAGTCAAGTCAAGGACAGCGCAAGTATCCCTGAGTGCCTTTCTTATCAATCCAGGTGCCTGTTTGGTCAGCAAAAGTGCCCCCCACACCCCACACCACACAAATTGTCCATCTAATCAACCAAATGATTGATTTGCCCAGCTCCCTCTAGTCACCCCGGGTGTCCCCCAATTGTAATTTATTATTGACcccaacaaggacacaatgcaGAAACTGGGGCCCCAGGTGCTCACCGCCCCAGTGTCAGActccttcatgtttttattccctTACTTCCTTTTTTCACACTCTGAGGAAACCTCTTGATTGTTCCCTGAAAAGTTACCGCTTCAGGCAACCAAATAAAACGCACTGTTATCTTTAATAAAATGACAGACTCTGGGTTTTAACACTGGGGGCAAAGTGCACAACTAAACCAAACATACAGCAAATgtcaagtcatttttagacattttaatgtgaaaatgatacAGTATCTATATCTTTAACTCAGCTCAGTTTCAGTGACAGAATACAAACATGGGTAAGTCAATCAAGGCCGTCACTCAAGTGGAGCTGCGTATCACTGCTTGCCAGACCGACCTCTCAGGGCAGATGTCTTGGCACTTAAGCTCGACTGAACTGTGTAAACATTACAAGGCTAAACTTGTATTGCTTCAGTATTAGTACGCACACACTCAAGACACTCATTGCACTGAAGGTCTGCTTGAATGTTGCCAGCGCACCAAAACAGTTGTTAGTCTTAGCAGGACATCTAGTGGTTGGATGTGGTAAAGTCACACCACTTCAACTATAACTTcttgtgttttccctctttttttttttttttttttttttttattatcatttcatgacatgaaatcaaaacacataaatggGAGAAACTGTGAGAAACAACCGACGCCTGgcacaaccaccaccacctccacaggCAAAAATATTGCAGGatgcaaaataaatatcaagTCAAACTAAAGGCAACAATGcgggcaaaaacaaaactaagagaaagaggaaaatctgggcaacaaaaacagcagcagtcattGTGCAAGGTGTACCTCAAAAAAAGGGGAAACTAGAGATTAGTTAGACTCACTTGCATGTTGTAATATATTTTAAAGACTAACCCTACTCACCACTTATGCACAGGgcataaacacaaaatgcactCTGGTAAGGGGCAAAGTGATACTGACATGGACAGCTGCCAGGACACCAAACAATGCCAGGCACAGCAgggacagagagcaggaagcagaggtaGAACAATTGTTGGGGGAGGAGTTGATTCAAGGCTGcattcaccaaaactacagCTTGCTCTGTACTAGGGGAGTATATACCCcaccacacagagcagaaacaagtgacaggggcctggagtggctgagacagagacaccctTTACCCCataacaagacactgtgccaccaacatgattttgaagctggTATTTTCAGGTAAAAAGGGACACaatgttgatttaaaatcaataaaacaatccCTGCAGCAATCAGTAATCTAACCATTGTACCTTCACAAGACAAACTAAGGTAAAGACTTCTTAAGACTAATAACAAACACCCCATTTGCTTGGGTGTATCCATTTACAGGTAGTTATGACAGCATTTCCAGTAAGTGAAAGTGAAACGAAATATGCCAGTTCATAGCAGACGGTGCTCTCAGGAGGCACAGTTTGCAGTGCTCTACATTTTAAGGTGTAGAATTGTAGGTAAAATGGATGAATACCAATATCCGTTGTTCTTCGAGGCCAGAGatttgacagacagagagagggggaaggtcACGAGACACTTTCAGAAAAGAAAGGATTCTGGGGGAGGCGAATGTTTGACCATTGCAAAGGCTGGagcaaaaacat of Acanthopagrus latus isolate v.2019 chromosome 10, fAcaLat1.1, whole genome shotgun sequence contains these proteins:
- the LOC119027310 gene encoding C-X-C motif chemokine 3-like, translated to MNTAIQCIVLLACTIICTPAGSIRCLCVNTISAVDPKRIAGVEEYGLRPYCNKKEVIARLKDGTKRCLDPAEKFTIALVQVFKNWANRAAEMNATSPGTTRSPRTSTTTTMVPTSP